The following proteins are co-located in the Pedobacter sp. FW305-3-2-15-E-R2A2 genome:
- a CDS encoding RNA polymerase sigma-70 factor, which yields MYDETELLKGIIGGNRQAFSQLFETRYPGLYAFALKLTRSQVLAEEIIQDVFLNIWLNRANLGKVENLGAYLNRITRNLSLNALRNIAKHKVLVGDFEAKEIPDHSTEHALDYKDTVALVQKAIERLPAQQQEVYKLCHKEGLTYEQAALRLNIAPSTVHSHMKGALRGIRIHFKKMGIPMVIITMILR from the coding sequence ATGTATGACGAGACGGAACTGCTGAAAGGAATTATCGGGGGGAACCGACAAGCTTTCAGCCAATTGTTTGAAACCAGATACCCTGGTCTTTATGCTTTTGCATTGAAGTTAACCCGGTCTCAGGTCCTGGCGGAAGAAATCATTCAGGACGTTTTTTTGAACATCTGGCTAAACAGAGCTAACCTTGGCAAGGTCGAGAACTTAGGTGCCTATCTCAATAGAATCACAAGAAACCTTTCTTTAAATGCCTTGCGCAATATTGCCAAACATAAAGTGCTTGTCGGTGATTTTGAGGCAAAGGAAATCCCGGATCATTCTACCGAGCATGCACTGGATTATAAAGATACCGTAGCGCTGGTTCAGAAGGCCATCGAAAGACTTCCTGCCCAGCAACAGGAGGTGTATAAACTCTGCCATAAAGAGGGACTTACCTACGAACAGGCTGCCCTCCGGTTAAACATTGCACCATCAACTGTCCATTCACACATGAAAGGAGCCTTGAGGGGAATCCGGATTCATTTTAAAAAGATGGGCATCCCAATGGTGATCATTACCATGATCCTGCGTTAA
- the upp gene encoding uracil phosphoribosyltransferase yields the protein MIFNLDKTTSIANVFLAELRDENIQKDAMRFRKNMERLGEFFAYEISKTLEFERKETQTPLGLAKTAFMPQQPVLATILRAGIPLHQGLLNIFDQSESTFITAYRKNHKNGNFVIQVEHISTPDLTDKVVIMADPMLATGMSMVLCCKELINRYQIRELHIVAAIASTEGVNHVRANLPKAKLWLGAIDEEMTSKSYIVPGLGDAGDLAYGIKQ from the coding sequence ATGATATTTAACCTTGATAAAACAACTTCCATTGCCAATGTCTTCCTGGCTGAGCTCCGCGATGAGAACATTCAGAAAGATGCCATGCGCTTCCGGAAAAATATGGAACGCCTGGGCGAGTTCTTCGCTTATGAGATCAGCAAAACTTTAGAATTTGAGCGTAAAGAGACCCAGACTCCATTGGGATTAGCTAAAACAGCATTTATGCCTCAGCAACCGGTATTGGCAACGATTTTAAGGGCAGGAATCCCTTTACATCAGGGATTATTAAACATATTTGACCAGTCGGAATCTACCTTTATCACCGCCTATCGGAAGAACCATAAAAACGGAAATTTTGTAATTCAGGTAGAACACATCTCTACTCCCGATCTGACGGATAAAGTGGTGATCATGGCCGACCCCATGCTTGCTACCGGGATGAGCATGGTTTTATGCTGTAAAGAACTCATCAACCGTTACCAGATCAGGGAACTACATATTGTGGCCGCCATTGCCAGTACAGAAGGCGTAAACCATGTGCGGGCAAATTTACCTAAAGCGAAGTTATGGCTTGGCGCAATTGATGAGGAAATGACCAGCAAATCTTACATTGTGCCCGGTCTGGGGGATGCCGGAGACCTTGCCTATGGCATAAAGCAATAA
- a CDS encoding DUF1648 domain-containing protein, which yields MSIIKRPVIKLRLSVFDKGIEAFGLLVLLAGWVYVLVAYSKFSDSIPTHFNINGKPNAFGPKSDLYQLLTVCTSLYVLLTVANLFPQYFNYLKAITPENAKKQYTIATRILRYLKVLIVLMFAALVFITSRY from the coding sequence ATGAGTATAATAAAAAGACCGGTTATCAAACTTAGGCTTTCCGTGTTCGATAAAGGGATTGAGGCCTTTGGGCTCCTGGTCCTGTTGGCGGGATGGGTCTATGTATTGGTGGCCTATTCGAAGTTCTCAGATTCCATTCCGACGCATTTCAACATTAACGGGAAACCCAATGCTTTCGGTCCTAAATCTGATCTTTATCAGCTATTGACGGTATGTACCTCCTTATATGTATTGCTAACTGTAGCGAACCTATTTCCGCAATATTTTAATTACCTGAAAGCCATCACCCCTGAAAACGCCAAAAAGCAATATACGATCGCCACAAGAATTCTTCGATACCTGAAAGTATTAATTGTGCTTATGTTTGCGGCACTGGTGTTCATTACCTCAAGGTATTGA
- a CDS encoding YjjG family noncanonical pyrimidine nucleotidase: MIKHIFFDLDHTIWDFDRNAEETLTELYAQYQLESLGLRSSREFIDTYTENNQLLWAEYHLGKITKETLRSERFSKTFIQLGIQPSHIPSQFEDDYVRLTPTRTNLFEGSEKVLTYLQKKYTLHIISNGFKESTLTKMDKSGLNPYFANVIISEDVGVNKPNKAIFEYALRLASAQKEESIMIGDSLEADIRGAQDYGMKAIYFNPMNKEKPEDVLWQITHLEELLHHF; the protein is encoded by the coding sequence ATGATTAAACATATTTTTTTCGACTTAGACCATACCATTTGGGATTTTGACAGAAATGCTGAAGAAACCCTGACAGAATTATATGCCCAGTATCAACTGGAATCCCTCGGACTTCGCTCTTCCCGCGAATTTATTGACACCTATACGGAAAACAATCAATTGCTTTGGGCAGAATACCATTTAGGAAAAATAACGAAAGAAACGTTAAGATCTGAGCGTTTCAGTAAAACTTTTATCCAGTTAGGCATACAACCTTCCCACATTCCGTCTCAATTTGAAGACGATTATGTGCGGCTTACCCCTACCAGAACCAATTTATTTGAAGGCTCTGAAAAAGTATTGACTTACCTTCAAAAGAAATACACTTTACATATCATTTCCAACGGATTTAAAGAAAGTACCTTAACTAAAATGGATAAATCAGGCCTAAATCCTTATTTCGCCAATGTCATCATTTCGGAAGATGTAGGCGTTAATAAGCCCAACAAAGCCATTTTCGAGTATGCATTACGTTTAGCTTCCGCTCAAAAGGAGGAAAGTATTATGATTGGGGATAGCCTGGAGGCCGACATCCGCGGTGCTCAGGATTATGGGATGAAAGCTATTTACTTCAATCCAATGAACAAGGAAAAGCCTGAAGATGTGCTCTGGCAAATCACGCATCTGGAAGAATTACTACATCATTTCTAA
- a CDS encoding DinB family protein — MGTAKDYKKIQDIVASYKNQLDQISEETFLLSPPIGGWSYSEVYFHIFDASMLSLTEMTNTISGKGERKPTAFIVKVILFFGSLPPGKKYKAPKMLATRLKKVSKTEAAALIDQFLLELDPALKKIENADKTLKTRHPKLGYLNAFQWLRFIGIHLNHHLQQLQRIEESYQR, encoded by the coding sequence ATGGGTACTGCCAAAGACTATAAAAAGATTCAGGATATCGTTGCCAGCTATAAAAACCAGCTGGATCAGATCAGTGAAGAAACATTTTTGCTTAGCCCTCCTATCGGGGGCTGGTCCTACAGCGAGGTTTACTTTCATATCTTTGATGCCAGCATGCTGTCTCTGACGGAAATGACCAACACCATATCCGGTAAAGGGGAAAGAAAACCAACGGCCTTTATCGTGAAAGTGATTCTATTCTTTGGCAGTCTTCCTCCGGGAAAGAAATATAAAGCACCAAAAATGCTGGCCACAAGGCTGAAGAAAGTCAGCAAAACCGAGGCTGCAGCCCTGATCGATCAATTCCTTCTGGAATTGGATCCCGCTTTAAAAAAGATCGAAAATGCAGACAAAACGCTTAAAACACGACATCCGAAGCTTGGCTATTTAAATGCTTTTCAATGGCTGAGATTTATTGGAATCCATTTGAACCATCATTTGCAACAATTACAAAGGATTGAGGAATCCTATCAAAGATAA
- a CDS encoding DUF4476 domain-containing protein, translated as MKRLVLLFAVMLQTALTFGQNRSTSEVFVEIPERGNYVVYLDDDFAGSSKGRFRFYEVYRNSPTLVVKKDSVELFRRRINVAPNTRMIVSYSKRLGLRNVVTLPIFDRGQYALDDWDRSYAGNGSGYEYEEAMTDEEFKDAMSVINNEMFPKNKLALAKTTLKNSMITTNQLLVLMKAFPFDEEKIDVAHYAYARVTDPKNFIKVPKALMSLFAQEDMIKWISKQ; from the coding sequence ATGAAAAGATTAGTTTTACTGTTTGCCGTTATGCTGCAAACCGCCCTTACTTTTGGGCAAAACCGGAGTACTTCAGAAGTATTCGTCGAAATCCCTGAGCGTGGGAATTATGTGGTTTATCTGGATGATGATTTTGCAGGATCTTCCAAAGGCCGTTTCCGTTTTTATGAGGTATACAGAAATTCTCCAACCCTTGTGGTGAAGAAAGACAGTGTTGAGCTGTTTCGCAGAAGGATTAATGTTGCTCCAAATACCCGGATGATTGTCAGCTATTCCAAAAGATTAGGATTGCGCAATGTAGTCACTCTTCCCATATTTGACCGTGGACAATATGCACTGGACGACTGGGACAGGAGTTACGCTGGTAACGGAAGCGGATATGAATACGAAGAGGCCATGACTGATGAAGAGTTTAAAGATGCGATGAGCGTTATTAACAATGAAATGTTTCCGAAAAACAAGTTGGCATTGGCGAAGACTACTTTAAAAAATTCAATGATTACGACCAATCAGTTGCTCGTTTTAATGAAAGCCTTCCCCTTTGACGAAGAAAAGATTGACGTGGCACATTATGCTTATGCACGTGTTACCGATCCCAAAAACTTCATCAAGGTCCCTAAGGCATTGATGTCCCTGTTTGCACAGGAAGACATGATTAAATGGATCAGCAAGCAATAA
- a CDS encoding FecR family protein — protein MNQKLPYLLNQYLNDQCSAAELAEFYVLVDDPANNMELSDLLDDAINTSTDEKQLTAVQETELLQYIFDHRESPLQRSKSVRGWDYRSWSAAAVIFLTLCAGLYYFKSNRVEQLREQAAAAISPGGNKATLTLADGKVISLQTAPNGQLAEVSGVKITKTKNGELVYSLSDGTAATTGENTISTPQGGQYLLSLPDGTKVWLNSASALKFPTAFSGTRERKVTLSGEAYFEVAKLKTPFVVTTDKQRVEVLGTHFNINAYLDEQQTKTTLLEGSVRVSSLTTGNVVMLSPGEEAMLKANRLDVQKADIERNTDWKNGIFMFKNESLEGIMRKIARWYNVEIVYEQYAPRKETFSGIVSRYDNVNKVLRRLELTGAVSFKIQGRKIIVSK, from the coding sequence ATGAATCAGAAGCTTCCTTATTTGCTAAATCAGTACTTAAATGACCAATGCTCAGCAGCAGAGCTGGCAGAATTTTATGTACTGGTGGATGATCCCGCAAATAACATGGAATTGAGTGACCTGCTCGACGATGCTATAAATACATCTACCGATGAAAAACAGCTGACCGCAGTCCAGGAAACCGAGCTGCTTCAGTATATCTTCGATCATAGGGAAAGCCCTCTACAGCGTTCTAAATCTGTTCGGGGCTGGGATTACCGCAGTTGGTCTGCCGCTGCGGTAATTTTCCTTACGCTATGTGCAGGGCTTTATTATTTTAAATCTAACAGAGTGGAACAGCTCCGGGAACAGGCTGCTGCGGCCATCTCGCCGGGAGGAAATAAGGCCACTTTAACCCTGGCAGATGGAAAAGTGATCTCATTGCAAACGGCACCAAATGGTCAGCTGGCAGAGGTCTCAGGCGTAAAGATCACTAAAACCAAAAATGGTGAGCTGGTGTATAGCCTTAGCGATGGTACTGCTGCAACAACAGGGGAGAATACCATAAGTACACCTCAGGGCGGACAGTATCTGCTGAGCTTGCCGGATGGAACAAAAGTATGGCTCAATTCTGCTTCTGCTTTAAAGTTTCCTACCGCTTTTTCCGGAACGAGGGAACGGAAGGTAACCCTAAGCGGAGAAGCCTATTTTGAAGTCGCAAAACTCAAAACTCCTTTTGTAGTCACCACGGATAAACAGCGGGTAGAAGTTCTGGGAACACATTTTAACATCAATGCCTATCTGGACGAGCAACAGACAAAAACTACCCTGTTGGAAGGATCGGTAAGGGTCTCATCTTTGACGACGGGCAATGTGGTGATGTTAAGTCCGGGTGAAGAAGCAATGCTGAAGGCGAACAGGCTGGATGTTCAGAAAGCCGATATAGAAAGAAATACAGACTGGAAGAACGGCATTTTCATGTTTAAGAACGAGAGCCTGGAAGGGATCATGCGGAAAATTGCCCGTTGGTATAATGTAGAAATTGTCTATGAACAATATGCCCCAAGAAAAGAAACGTTCAGTGGAATTGTATCCAGGTACGACAATGTAAATAAGGTGCTGCGCAGACTGGAGCTCACCGGAGCAGTAAGCTTTAAAATCCAGGGAAGAAAAATTATAGTGTCAAAATAA
- a CDS encoding flippase, translated as MKIPSIPGFDQGAIEKYAKNAGWLMIARVGSLGIKILIGIMVSNYLGPEKFGIYGYPLIFATFFIAAAALGLDGFVTRELLRHPEKKNQLLGTAFILKLLGGLLILPLIYIAYQIWNGIKPIAAPFSYILIVSFTGVFQAFNIIDSYFQSRAQGKFIMKIQVLGNLFSAALKLVLILLGMSLSWFIVALLLDAVLLAIGYVYVYQNNGASLLQWKFESSIAKFLLKNSWPLAFSAILVTIYMKIDQLMIQSYLGSTEQGIYSTVVQLSESWYFIPVAIVTAVFPAIMNAKRDDPERYQKRMQNMYDLMVWISMSIAIIMTFASPLVYKFYTPEYRGAAHVLSIHIWAGIFTFLGTASGQFLIAEGYTKLSLFRTGMGALINIILNIYWIPRYGITGAAVATLVAYFVSNFMILLVPKTRPQGIMMLKSLFLITLVEKIKNRPRSLKP; from the coding sequence ATGAAAATTCCAAGTATTCCTGGTTTTGATCAGGGAGCGATAGAAAAATATGCTAAAAATGCCGGCTGGCTGATGATCGCCAGGGTGGGCAGTCTTGGAATAAAAATTCTGATTGGGATCATGGTCAGTAATTATCTCGGTCCGGAGAAATTCGGTATTTACGGCTATCCTTTAATCTTCGCCACCTTTTTCATTGCTGCAGCTGCGCTTGGGCTGGATGGATTTGTTACCCGTGAATTGCTGCGACACCCGGAGAAGAAAAATCAACTTCTGGGTACTGCTTTTATATTAAAACTGCTCGGAGGATTACTAATTCTTCCACTGATTTATATCGCTTACCAGATCTGGAATGGAATAAAGCCCATTGCAGCCCCTTTCTCTTACATCCTGATTGTGAGCTTTACCGGAGTTTTTCAGGCATTTAACATCATAGACAGTTATTTTCAGTCCAGGGCCCAGGGAAAATTCATCATGAAAATTCAGGTCCTCGGGAACCTCTTCTCTGCTGCGCTTAAGCTGGTCCTGATCCTCCTTGGCATGAGCCTAAGCTGGTTTATTGTCGCCTTGCTGCTCGATGCAGTATTGCTGGCAATTGGCTATGTATATGTTTACCAGAATAATGGCGCATCTCTCTTGCAATGGAAATTTGAAAGTAGCATTGCAAAATTTCTACTGAAAAATTCATGGCCACTGGCCTTTTCGGCAATTTTGGTGACCATTTATATGAAAATCGATCAGCTGATGATTCAGAGCTACCTCGGTTCCACAGAACAAGGGATTTACTCGACCGTTGTCCAGCTATCTGAATCCTGGTATTTTATTCCTGTAGCGATTGTAACTGCTGTTTTTCCCGCCATTATGAATGCAAAAAGGGATGATCCGGAACGTTACCAGAAAAGAATGCAGAACATGTACGACCTCATGGTATGGATCAGTATGAGTATCGCCATTATCATGACTTTCGCTTCTCCTTTGGTCTATAAATTCTATACACCCGAGTACCGGGGAGCTGCCCATGTCTTATCTATACACATCTGGGCCGGCATTTTCACCTTTCTGGGGACGGCCAGCGGCCAGTTTCTTATTGCGGAAGGTTATACAAAATTATCTTTATTCCGGACGGGAATGGGCGCTTTGATCAATATTATTTTAAATATCTACTGGATTCCCAGGTATGGAATTACAGGCGCTGCAGTGGCGACTTTAGTCGCTTATTTCGTTTCTAATTTCATGATACTGCTGGTTCCAAAAACACGGCCTCAAGGCATCATGATGCTCAAATCTTTGTTCCTGATTACGCTTGTGGAGAAGATCAAAAACAGGCCCCGTTCTCTAAAACCTTAA
- a CDS encoding SusC/RagA family TonB-linked outer membrane protein yields MKLIIIILTASLLQVSAAGFAQKITLSKKQVSLEQIFREVAKQTGYHVFYADKSLDAGKRIDVNFKNTTLTAVMEMCLQKQDLSYAIEDKSIVIRVKEKSIIDKVVAYMAAIDVSGRVLDETGQGLPKATIKIKGTEHTVLTNEKGEFQFKNIEENAILQVFYIGYQTKEISAAALKLNPSIQLEVKAGELEEVQVMVNTGYQQIPKERATGSFTLIDNATLNKQVGGNILNRLDGVTNSVSFDRAADRAQLTVRGVSTINGSMAPLIVLDNFPYEGDINNINPNDIESISVLKDAAASSIWGARAGNGVIVIVTKKGRYDQPLKIQFNSNVTVTGKPDLFDLKQMSTSDFIDLEQTMFAAGAYKVQENDKRRPELSEVIELLIAARDKKITADQAKSGIDALRGIDSRNQISEYLYKASVNQQYALNLQGGAQKMTYMISGGYDRNLSVLSEKYDRINLRAANTFRPIDKLQISTSLYYTNSNTTSGKPGYKMNTLGGRRIYPYTQLADEGGNAIPFHVYRKTYTDTAGMGKLMDWKLYPLENYKHNVSKVNLQSIMANVGLNYELTKDLNLDLKYQYENQQRKTNLLGDLGSFETRDLLNSFSKLNRKTGVMTYNAPYGAILTRDAQSIISQNGRLQLNYNKKVGDHQMVVLAGTEVRQISTVIDGYTTYGYDEENLRSGKPDFMNGYPNFISGNNQFLPSRLRADELLNNFVSLFGNAAYTYKNKYTLSGSVRKDMSNLFGVKTNEKGVPLWSAGASWNLSEESFYNLAFLPYLKLRTTYGASGNLDSRKTAVLTLQSAGSAFYTGFPQSVISQFPNNELRWERVNMFNIGADFGLINNVLSGSVEYYHKKGRDLFGTDDMDYTTTGIARITRNVADMVGNGIDVELRANLIDRTFKWSQQLNFSYNTNKVTKYLLRSTSGGDYVSDGLKLAPLPLVGQPVFAIVSHRWAGLDPLTGDPQGYLNGQVSKDYKAFIGANSKISDMVFSGSATPTVFGNFMNTLSWKELSLTVNLSYKMGHYFRRQSVNYSTLVSSSGNGGHADYAQRWQQPGDEKHTNVPSFIYPNNADRSGFYNMSEILVSKADHIRLQFVNLAYSLKKSHWSKLPVEQVQFFANGSNLGVLWRANKFGIDPEYNNEFNPRASFSLGLKADF; encoded by the coding sequence GTGAAATTAATCATAATTATATTGACGGCCAGCTTGTTACAGGTGAGCGCTGCCGGGTTTGCTCAGAAAATAACTTTGAGCAAAAAACAAGTAAGCCTGGAACAGATTTTTAGAGAGGTGGCCAAACAGACTGGTTATCACGTGTTTTATGCAGATAAAAGTCTGGATGCCGGGAAACGTATAGACGTTAATTTTAAGAATACCACTTTAACAGCTGTGATGGAAATGTGCCTGCAAAAACAGGACTTATCCTATGCCATAGAAGATAAAAGTATTGTCATCCGCGTCAAAGAGAAATCAATCATTGATAAAGTTGTCGCATATATGGCGGCTATTGACGTCAGCGGGAGAGTTCTCGATGAAACCGGGCAAGGTCTTCCTAAAGCCACCATTAAAATCAAAGGAACAGAACATACGGTGCTGACCAACGAAAAGGGGGAGTTTCAATTCAAGAATATAGAAGAAAATGCCATTTTACAGGTGTTTTATATCGGGTATCAAACCAAAGAAATCAGTGCTGCTGCGCTCAAATTAAACCCTTCCATCCAGCTAGAGGTAAAGGCCGGAGAGCTGGAAGAAGTGCAGGTAATGGTCAATACCGGTTATCAGCAAATTCCTAAAGAAAGAGCTACAGGTTCCTTTACCCTGATTGACAATGCAACGCTGAATAAACAGGTGGGCGGAAATATCCTGAACCGCCTGGATGGTGTTACAAACAGTGTTTCTTTCGACAGAGCCGCAGACCGGGCCCAACTGACAGTTCGGGGGGTGAGTACCATCAATGGTTCCATGGCACCATTAATTGTGCTGGATAATTTTCCTTATGAAGGAGACATCAACAATATTAATCCGAACGACATTGAAAGTATAAGCGTTCTGAAAGATGCTGCCGCTTCCTCTATCTGGGGAGCCAGAGCCGGAAACGGTGTGATTGTCATCGTGACGAAGAAAGGAAGGTACGATCAACCACTGAAAATTCAGTTCAATTCCAACGTCACGGTTACCGGTAAACCGGATCTTTTTGACCTTAAGCAGATGAGCACCAGTGATTTTATTGACCTGGAGCAGACCATGTTTGCAGCAGGGGCCTATAAAGTACAGGAGAACGATAAAAGGAGACCAGAGTTGTCGGAGGTCATAGAATTACTGATCGCAGCGAGGGATAAAAAGATCACAGCTGATCAGGCTAAATCAGGCATTGATGCCTTAAGGGGAATTGATTCCAGAAATCAAATTTCGGAATATCTGTATAAAGCGTCAGTCAACCAACAGTATGCACTGAACCTGCAGGGGGGTGCGCAGAAAATGACGTATATGATCTCCGGAGGATACGACAGGAATTTGTCTGTACTTTCAGAAAAGTACGATCGCATTAACCTCCGTGCAGCAAATACCTTCAGACCGATAGATAAACTACAGATCAGTACCTCGCTTTATTATACCAACAGTAATACCACATCGGGAAAGCCAGGTTACAAGATGAATACCCTTGGCGGAAGGAGAATATACCCTTATACTCAACTGGCAGATGAGGGGGGAAATGCGATTCCTTTTCATGTGTATCGGAAAACCTATACGGATACCGCCGGAATGGGGAAATTGATGGACTGGAAGCTTTACCCGCTGGAAAATTATAAACATAATGTGAGCAAAGTGAATCTTCAAAGCATCATGGCAAATGTTGGCCTGAACTATGAACTGACCAAAGACCTGAACCTGGACCTTAAATATCAATACGAAAATCAGCAAAGGAAAACAAACCTGCTCGGAGACCTGGGGAGTTTTGAAACCAGGGATTTACTGAACTCTTTTTCGAAACTGAACCGGAAGACAGGTGTGATGACTTACAATGCTCCATACGGAGCGATACTGACCCGCGATGCCCAAAGCATCATTTCTCAGAATGGCCGCTTACAGTTAAATTATAACAAAAAGGTCGGAGATCATCAGATGGTGGTATTGGCGGGAACAGAAGTAAGACAGATTTCTACTGTGATAGACGGCTATACTACTTATGGCTATGACGAAGAGAACCTGAGGTCCGGAAAACCTGATTTCATGAATGGTTATCCGAATTTTATTTCCGGAAATAATCAATTTCTTCCTTCAAGACTGAGGGCCGATGAATTGTTGAATAACTTCGTGTCCTTATTTGGAAATGCCGCCTATACCTATAAAAACAAATATACCCTTTCGGGAAGTGTACGTAAGGATATGTCTAATCTGTTTGGCGTAAAAACGAACGAAAAAGGCGTCCCTTTATGGTCTGCCGGAGCTTCCTGGAACCTTTCTGAGGAATCGTTTTACAACCTGGCATTTTTACCTTATTTGAAATTAAGGACAACATACGGTGCAAGTGGAAACCTGGATAGCAGAAAGACGGCAGTGCTTACTTTACAAAGTGCCGGATCTGCTTTTTATACTGGTTTTCCTCAGTCTGTCATCAGTCAGTTTCCAAATAACGAGCTTCGCTGGGAAAGGGTAAATATGTTCAATATCGGTGCTGATTTCGGGCTGATCAATAATGTACTTTCAGGAAGCGTTGAATATTATCATAAAAAAGGACGGGATCTTTTTGGGACTGATGATATGGATTATACCACGACCGGAATTGCCAGGATCACCAGAAATGTAGCAGATATGGTTGGAAATGGAATTGATGTAGAGTTGAGGGCTAATCTTATCGACCGGACATTTAAATGGTCGCAGCAACTAAATTTCAGCTACAATACCAATAAGGTGACTAAATATTTGCTGAGAAGTACCAGTGGAGGTGATTACGTAAGTGATGGCCTGAAATTAGCCCCTCTGCCACTGGTCGGACAACCGGTCTTTGCCATCGTATCTCATAGATGGGCAGGACTGGATCCACTTACAGGCGATCCTCAGGGGTATTTGAATGGTCAGGTCTCAAAAGATTATAAAGCATTTATAGGGGCTAACAGTAAGATTTCAGATATGGTCTTTTCCGGTTCTGCTACACCAACGGTCTTTGGTAATTTTATGAATACCCTAAGCTGGAAGGAACTGTCGCTGACGGTTAATCTAAGCTATAAAATGGGACACTATTTCCGAAGACAATCGGTAAACTATTCGACATTGGTATCTAGTTCGGGCAATGGTGGGCATGCGGATTACGCGCAACGCTGGCAACAACCTGGCGACGAAAAACATACCAACGTTCCTTCATTTATTTATCCCAATAATGCCGATAGAAGTGGTTTCTATAATATGTCGGAAATTCTGGTTAGCAAAGCCGATCATATCCGCCTTCAGTTTGTCAACCTTGCTTATAGCTTAAAGAAAAGCCACTGGTCGAAATTGCCGGTAGAGCAGGTTCAGTTTTTTGCTAATGGAAGTAACCTCGGGGTTTTATGGAGGGCAAATAAGTTCGGGATAGATCCTGAGTATAACAATGAGTTTAACCCTAGAGCGAGCTTCTCGCTTGGATTAAAGGCGGATTTTTAA